Proteins encoded by one window of Candidatus Obscuribacter sp.:
- the ada gene encoding bifunctional DNA-binding transcriptional regulator/O6-methylguanine-DNA methyltransferase Ada — protein sequence MSKINPTKAPNQRQLDETASTVASSDKRWEALTRRDKSCDGQFYYSVKTTGVYCRPSCGARLPLPANIAFYDTQDEAVAAGFRPCKRCKPDKQSLAQQHTATISDACQLIATSAQAAATIPSLDELASHAGLSTYHFHRLFKSITGLTPKAYGQAQRAQIMRDKLNEADTVTTAIYDAGYNSAGRFYTESDNVLGMKPSDYKAGGANTEIRFAIAQCSLGALLVAKSERGICSILLGDDAHELACDLQDRFPHANIIGDDESFAEIVAQVVGFVEAPAIGLDLPLDVRGTAFQQRVWQALREIPPGTTVSYTDVANKIGSPQSVRAVATACAANAIAIAIPCHRVVRSDGSISGYRWGVERKRELLKRESSTTP from the coding sequence ATGTCAAAGATAAATCCTACCAAAGCGCCAAACCAGCGCCAGCTAGACGAAACAGCCAGCACAGTCGCTAGCAGCGACAAACGCTGGGAAGCACTGACAAGGCGCGACAAATCCTGTGATGGACAGTTTTACTACTCGGTAAAAACAACAGGTGTATACTGCCGTCCCTCGTGTGGTGCGAGACTGCCCCTACCGGCTAATATCGCTTTTTACGACACCCAAGACGAGGCAGTGGCAGCTGGATTTAGACCATGCAAGCGCTGCAAACCCGACAAACAATCTCTAGCACAGCAACACACCGCCACCATATCTGATGCCTGCCAATTGATAGCAACATCAGCCCAGGCAGCAGCTACTATCCCGTCTTTAGATGAGCTTGCCAGTCATGCTGGGTTGAGCACTTATCACTTCCACCGTCTGTTTAAATCAATCACCGGGCTGACACCCAAAGCATACGGACAGGCTCAGAGAGCCCAAATAATGCGCGACAAACTAAACGAGGCAGACACCGTGACCACAGCAATCTACGACGCCGGATATAACTCAGCTGGCAGATTTTATACAGAGAGCGACAATGTACTCGGCATGAAGCCATCTGATTACAAAGCCGGCGGCGCCAATACTGAGATACGCTTTGCCATAGCTCAGTGCTCGCTGGGTGCCTTGCTCGTCGCCAAAAGCGAGCGCGGCATCTGCTCAATACTACTGGGAGACGATGCCCATGAGCTGGCTTGCGACTTGCAGGATAGATTTCCCCATGCCAATATTATCGGAGATGACGAGAGCTTTGCAGAGATAGTGGCGCAGGTAGTGGGTTTTGTCGAGGCGCCAGCAATCGGACTGGATTTGCCGCTCGATGTGAGAGGTACGGCATTTCAACAAAGAGTGTGGCAAGCACTGCGCGAGATACCGCCAGGCACCACAGTAAGCTACACTGATGTCGCCAACAAGATCGGCTCACCTCAATCAGTGCGTGCTGTCGCCACAGCCTGTGCCGCTAACGCCATCGCAATCGCCATACCCTGTCACCGTGTCGTGCGCAGCGACGGATCGATATCGGGCTATCGCTGGGGTGTGGAGCGCAAAAGAGAGCTGCTCAAGCGCGAGTCAAGCACCACACCATGA
- a CDS encoding class I SAM-dependent methyltransferase: protein MTNQQEQAHRTQRASAHDWDARYRDADLPWDSGTPADELVAYFASLAKDNLPGAVLEVGCGTGTNAVWLAQQGCKVTATEIAPTALAMAQERAQKAGVEVELGLIDICVTAPVAAASQDFAFDRGVYHVIPVASRPAFVASLAAGLKTGGHWLSVAGSKDEHRDNPDEGPPQLSAVELLQDVEPLFALVKLERSSFVLPNGKVHLAWVALYAKR, encoded by the coding sequence ATGACCAATCAGCAAGAGCAAGCTCACCGCACACAACGCGCCAGTGCCCACGACTGGGATGCGCGATATCGTGATGCCGATCTCCCTTGGGATAGCGGCACTCCTGCCGATGAGCTTGTGGCGTATTTTGCCAGTCTGGCCAAGGATAATCTGCCTGGGGCGGTGCTGGAGGTCGGCTGTGGCACTGGGACCAATGCGGTCTGGCTGGCTCAGCAAGGCTGCAAGGTGACGGCTACTGAGATCGCGCCTACGGCTCTTGCGATGGCGCAGGAGCGCGCGCAAAAGGCTGGCGTGGAGGTGGAGCTGGGTCTTATCGATATTTGTGTCACAGCGCCTGTGGCAGCGGCTTCGCAGGATTTTGCTTTTGATCGTGGTGTCTATCACGTCATCCCTGTTGCCTCGCGTCCTGCTTTTGTCGCCAGTCTCGCTGCAGGGCTCAAGACCGGCGGTCACTGGTTGAGCGTGGCAGGCAGCAAAGACGAGCACAGAGACAATCCAGACGAGGGTCCGCCGCAGCTCAGTGCTGTGGAGCTGTTGCAGGATGTGGAGCCGTTATTTGCGTTGGTCAAGTTGGAGCGTAGTAGTTTTGTCCTGCCCAATGGCAAGGTCCACCTGGCGTGGGTGGCGTTGTATGCTAAGAGGTAG
- a CDS encoding GNAT family N-acetyltransferase gives MLSRLRAAKRDHLTDPPGIHNTTPNRQTSTNAIISKRAHKTQTQMTPASPNQYFMQSARVGFRWWQADDLTAAMSLWGDPQVTRLFTKDPLTQEQVTQRLAAELKNAQEHHIQYWPIFSLSDDSHIGCAGLRPYAADTLELGFHLKPAYWGQGLATEVGQRVIRYAFANQLAKAIFAGHHPDNQSSRNTLLKLGFIGTAAQYYQPTGLYHPSYLLYRDTPDCTPTCTTRLATPQDARALAIVHCYAIKDTFSSTIADYVKARSLAYCEEAWERRFANNECATIALIRGEQIVGFASVAPLKEDDESAGLLDRIYIHPAAWGNGFGNTLIQWCETTLKTQGYKTIKLWVFAVNERARRFYEKHGYNLDGHSKQDYGATLLRYSKSLWD, from the coding sequence GTGCTTTCTCGCCTCCGAGCAGCAAAGAGAGATCATTTAACCGATCCACCTGGCATACACAACACAACCCCTAATCGTCAGACAAGCACAAATGCCATTATCAGCAAACGCGCACACAAAACTCAAACCCAAATGACACCAGCCAGCCCCAATCAGTATTTTATGCAAAGCGCGCGAGTCGGCTTTAGATGGTGGCAAGCCGATGACCTGACAGCAGCCATGTCGCTATGGGGCGACCCACAGGTCACCCGCTTGTTTACTAAAGACCCGCTGACACAAGAGCAAGTCACTCAGCGGCTCGCAGCAGAACTCAAAAACGCACAAGAGCACCACATACAATACTGGCCAATCTTTAGTTTATCTGATGATTCTCACATTGGTTGCGCAGGGTTGCGCCCATATGCCGCTGACACACTAGAGCTAGGATTTCACCTCAAGCCCGCATACTGGGGACAAGGACTAGCCACTGAAGTCGGTCAGCGCGTTATCAGATATGCCTTTGCAAATCAGCTAGCCAAAGCAATCTTTGCCGGTCATCACCCGGACAACCAGTCGTCGCGCAACACCTTGCTTAAGCTTGGATTTATCGGCACGGCAGCACAGTACTACCAACCTACCGGACTGTATCATCCATCATATTTACTCTATCGTGACACACCAGACTGCACACCGACCTGCACAACACGCCTGGCTACGCCCCAGGATGCTCGCGCGCTTGCGATCGTGCACTGCTATGCGATTAAAGATACATTTAGCAGCACAATTGCAGACTATGTAAAAGCACGCTCGCTAGCATACTGCGAAGAAGCATGGGAGAGGCGTTTTGCCAATAACGAGTGCGCGACTATTGCCTTAATCCGCGGCGAGCAAATTGTCGGATTTGCGTCGGTGGCACCGCTCAAAGAGGATGATGAAAGCGCTGGCTTGCTAGACCGCATCTATATACATCCCGCAGCCTGGGGCAACGGTTTTGGCAATACGCTCATACAATGGTGCGAGACCACTCTAAAAACGCAAGGCTACAAAACAATCAAGCTATGGGTATTTGCAGTCAACGAGCGCGCCCGCAGATTTTACGAGAAGCATGGCTACAATCTAGACGGTCACAGTAAGCAAGACTATGGAGCCACTTTGTTGCGGTATAGCAAGTCGCTTTGGGATTAG